A portion of the Thalassotalea sp. LPB0316 genome contains these proteins:
- the uvrY gene encoding UvrY/SirA/GacA family response regulator transcription factor has product MINILLVDDHELVRTGIRRILEDVKGMKVVGECETGELAAKFCRTNAPDVVLMDMNMPGIGGLEATKKIIRFNPDIKVIVLTVHSEDPIPTKVMQIGAAGYLTKGAGPEEMVNAVRAVHSGQRYITPDIAQQMALSQFKNPEDNPFSSLSERELQIMMMVTRGEKVPDISEQLMLSTKTINSYRYRMFEKLNISNDVELTHLAIRHGMLNTEKL; this is encoded by the coding sequence TTGATAAACATATTATTAGTTGATGACCATGAATTAGTGCGAACAGGTATTAGACGCATTTTAGAAGATGTCAAAGGCATGAAGGTTGTCGGTGAGTGCGAAACGGGTGAGCTTGCGGCAAAGTTTTGTCGGACAAATGCGCCTGACGTTGTCTTAATGGATATGAACATGCCTGGCATTGGTGGCTTAGAAGCGACTAAAAAGATCATTCGCTTTAACCCTGATATCAAGGTCATCGTCTTAACGGTTCACAGTGAAGATCCTATTCCGACTAAAGTAATGCAAATTGGCGCTGCCGGTTATTTAACGAAAGGAGCAGGGCCTGAAGAAATGGTTAACGCCGTGCGCGCAGTGCATAGTGGTCAACGTTACATCACGCCTGACATTGCTCAGCAAATGGCATTAAGTCAATTTAAAAACCCCGAAGATAATCCATTTAGTTCGCTTTCAGAGCGCGAGTTGCAAATTATGATGATGGTAACGCGCGGAGAAAAAGTACCAGATATTTCTGAGCAGTTAATGCTTAGCACCAAAACGATAAACAGTTATCGCTATCGCATGTTTGAAAAACTCAATATTAGCAATGATGTTGAGCTAACGCATTTAGCAATACGCCACGGTATGTTAAACACTGAAAAGCTTTAA
- the uvrC gene encoding excinuclease ABC subunit UvrC has product MSNSAVLFDHKSFLKSVTHQSGVYRMYNQAQEVIYVGKAKDLKKRLASYFRKDLPNNKTRSLVSHIFFIDVTVTHSETEALLLENNYIKKYLPKYNILLRDDKSYPYLLITDHKHPKLGSHRGAKKIKGEYFGPYTTVGAVWESLRLMQKLFPLRQCEDSYYRARSRPCLQYQLGRCSAPCVGKISDDDYSEQVKLAKLFLRGKSNLVIDALVEKMDAASMALEFEQAASFRDQIKTLRKVQQQQFVSGFASELDVIGVFQLKQQVCLHMLYIRDGKVLGSKSFFPKVPEDTSISELLASFISQHYLNNDVANRHIPREIVVSEVPEDAKALSRMFVELTGKEVKFSVNVKTERAQYLRLANTNAENALLTKNSEKESITKRFEALNEVFELPNGIQTMECFDISHTMGQQTVASCVVFDTNGPLKSAYRRYNVHGITPGDDYAAMSFALNKRYGKVSAETDLPSIVFIDGGKGQLARAEDFFNQLNHPNPPLLVGIAKGESRKPGLETLILAGSHQLINLPAHSPALHLIQHIRDESHRFAIAGHRSKRQKHAKTSTLESIPGIGQKKRQALLKYLGGLQEVKNADVATLCKVPGISETLAQTIYDSLHDN; this is encoded by the coding sequence ATGAGCAATTCAGCAGTCTTATTCGATCATAAATCATTTCTCAAATCGGTAACACACCAAAGCGGTGTGTACCGCATGTACAACCAAGCACAAGAAGTTATTTATGTAGGCAAGGCGAAAGATTTAAAAAAGCGGCTTGCCAGTTATTTTCGCAAAGACTTACCCAACAACAAAACACGTTCCCTTGTTAGCCATATCTTTTTTATCGATGTTACTGTTACCCACAGTGAGACAGAAGCGCTACTGCTCGAAAATAATTACATTAAGAAGTATCTACCCAAATACAATATTTTATTGCGCGACGATAAATCTTACCCTTATTTATTGATCACAGATCACAAGCATCCAAAACTAGGTTCACACCGTGGTGCGAAAAAGATTAAAGGGGAATACTTTGGCCCGTACACAACAGTTGGCGCGGTTTGGGAAAGTTTGCGATTAATGCAAAAGCTTTTCCCGCTAAGACAATGTGAAGACAGTTATTACCGAGCGCGGTCAAGACCGTGTTTACAATACCAGTTAGGGCGTTGCTCTGCGCCATGTGTCGGTAAAATATCTGATGACGACTACAGCGAACAAGTCAAGCTCGCTAAGTTATTTTTGCGCGGTAAAAGCAACTTAGTCATTGATGCGTTAGTAGAAAAAATGGACGCTGCAAGTATGGCGCTTGAATTCGAACAAGCAGCAAGCTTTCGCGACCAAATCAAAACATTGCGTAAAGTTCAGCAGCAGCAGTTTGTTAGCGGGTTCGCATCAGAGCTCGATGTGATTGGCGTATTTCAACTCAAGCAGCAAGTGTGCTTACATATGCTCTACATTCGCGATGGTAAAGTCCTAGGTAGCAAAAGTTTTTTCCCGAAAGTGCCAGAAGATACCAGTATCAGCGAGTTACTTGCCTCGTTTATTTCTCAGCACTATTTAAATAATGATGTAGCCAATCGCCATATCCCTAGAGAGATCGTGGTATCGGAAGTGCCTGAAGATGCCAAAGCATTATCGAGAATGTTTGTTGAGCTTACGGGTAAAGAGGTTAAATTTAGCGTTAACGTAAAAACCGAGCGCGCACAGTATTTACGCTTGGCCAACACCAATGCCGAGAACGCTTTACTGACCAAAAATAGTGAAAAAGAATCAATAACCAAACGTTTTGAGGCGTTAAATGAGGTGTTTGAGTTACCCAATGGCATTCAAACTATGGAGTGCTTCGATATTTCTCATACGATGGGACAACAAACCGTCGCCTCATGCGTGGTATTTGATACCAACGGACCGCTTAAAAGTGCTTATCGTCGTTATAATGTTCATGGCATTACACCGGGTGATGATTACGCTGCGATGTCTTTCGCGCTAAATAAGCGCTATGGCAAAGTGAGTGCAGAGACAGATTTGCCATCGATTGTTTTTATCGATGGTGGTAAAGGTCAATTAGCCAGGGCAGAGGACTTCTTCAATCAGTTAAATCATCCCAATCCGCCGTTATTAGTGGGGATCGCCAAAGGAGAATCGAGGAAGCCGGGTTTAGAAACGTTAATTTTAGCTGGTTCGCACCAGTTAATTAATTTACCTGCACATTCACCAGCGCTTCACTTAATTCAACATATTCGCGATGAATCTCATCGCTTTGCCATTGCGGGGCATCGATCAAAACGCCAGAAACACGCCAAAACCTCAACTTTAGAGTCGATTCCAGGCATAGGGCAGAAGAAACGCCAAGCCTTGTTAAAATATCTTGGTGGCTTACAAGAAGTGAAAAACGCTGATGTTGCAACGCTGTGTAAAGTACCAGGTATTAGTGAAACGCTTGCCCAAACTATTTATGACTCCTTACATGACAATTAG
- the pgsA gene encoding CDP-diacylglycerol--glycerol-3-phosphate 3-phosphatidyltransferase — MWTIPNQITFFRIILIPVFIIVFYLPVSWNHFGAAFVFWLAAISDGLDGYLARRLKQTTAFGAFIDPVADKLMVAAALVIIVQDYQNVWISVAAFAMIGREIFISAIREFMSSHGQRDAVAVSSLGKIKTAAQMLALIGLLWRPTYDIPLILFDFPQTWFMNLAYLLYFVATILTIWSMIQYFTIAWPVLKGKK; from the coding sequence ATGTGGACTATTCCTAACCAAATTACCTTTTTTAGAATTATTCTAATTCCTGTATTTATTATTGTTTTTTATCTCCCTGTGTCTTGGAATCACTTTGGTGCGGCATTTGTCTTTTGGTTAGCAGCAATTAGTGATGGTTTAGATGGATATTTAGCAAGAAGGTTGAAACAAACTACGGCGTTTGGTGCCTTTATTGACCCTGTTGCGGATAAATTGATGGTTGCCGCTGCGCTTGTGATCATTGTTCAAGATTATCAAAATGTGTGGATCAGTGTTGCGGCCTTTGCCATGATCGGTCGGGAAATATTTATTAGTGCAATTAGAGAGTTTATGTCGAGCCACGGCCAGCGAGATGCTGTCGCCGTATCAAGTTTAGGTAAGATAAAAACTGCTGCGCAAATGTTAGCACTAATTGGTCTACTCTGGCGTCCAACCTACGATATTCCATTAATTCTATTTGATTTCCCGCAAACTTGGTTTATGAATCTTGCATACTTGCTTTATTTTGTTGCAACAATTTTAACCATTTGGTCGATGATTCAGTATTTTACTATTGCTTGGCCAGTACTAAAGGGTAAAAAATAA
- a CDS encoding TonB-dependent receptor: MAIQSIGRRGLKTVLATAISLALTNQALAQESATEEKEYEAITVTATKRAQVIYEVPIAISAFSGEDLAAQGITDLTDVGKFVPNLNVTGFSAGHTSSANPFIRGIGLQDHLITTDPGVSVYVDGVYLGRQVGQNWNLNNIERIEVLRGPQGTLYGRNSIGGAINIITKQPDEVAVTKAGLEFGTRGRLKGDVFLNREINEHWSFNFNGGYNSRDGIGEFVNIPNAKYDVGENEEYYGRLSFKWAPNEDFSLVVTADMNDNEGGLRPYQTLIDEVPTGAYYQGERWGTPFPFGPLRNSDTTDNPYDNATGSEEVTTVSNEARGISATADWNWNDNYASKVVVSHRSSKYKAGLDDDGTIYELDQFPEVGDADQTSIEFQLNGFIGDNMDFVSGIYYFNEKGSNLQDPANGALFNGAPTLLDLNQETTSKAIFFNLGYDMTDDLRISGGLRYTDDEKSASADVGIGPVYAEDSWSEVSFDLSANYTMENGLNVYGSIQNGYQSGQFPARPYCLFGDPNCFVASDNITAINYEIGLKGEVTDNFNMSIAVFNTEYEDLPYQVSTTAEGGFNTTNLVVEQTSRGIEFESTWDVTANFAIHSSLGYIDVDVQEQDGVKPVAPLTPEYTASISPSYMMALDSGNELTFRLDYSYRDDMYGEPTADPGRHTLVESRQLVNIDISYNNIEGDYTLSLYGRNVFDERYDNARLNTGDYVLQILSNDPSEFGIRYLKHF; encoded by the coding sequence ATGGCAATCCAATCAATTGGGCGACGCGGCTTGAAAACCGTTTTAGCTACTGCTATTTCATTAGCACTAACCAATCAAGCACTCGCACAAGAGTCGGCTACCGAAGAAAAAGAATACGAAGCAATTACCGTAACCGCGACTAAACGCGCACAAGTAATTTATGAAGTGCCAATCGCTATCAGTGCATTTAGCGGTGAAGACCTTGCAGCTCAAGGTATTACTGACCTAACAGACGTTGGTAAATTTGTACCTAACTTAAACGTAACGGGCTTTTCAGCGGGTCACACCTCTTCAGCAAATCCATTTATTCGCGGTATTGGTTTACAAGATCACTTAATTACCACAGATCCTGGTGTCAGTGTTTATGTTGATGGTGTTTACCTTGGTCGCCAAGTAGGCCAAAACTGGAATTTAAACAATATTGAGCGTATTGAGGTTTTACGGGGCCCACAAGGTACGTTGTACGGCCGTAATTCTATTGGTGGTGCAATCAATATTATCACCAAACAACCTGACGAAGTTGCTGTAACAAAAGCGGGTTTAGAATTTGGCACACGTGGTCGTTTAAAAGGCGACGTGTTTTTAAACCGTGAAATTAATGAGCATTGGTCATTTAACTTTAATGGTGGTTATAACTCGCGCGATGGCATTGGTGAATTCGTTAATATCCCAAATGCTAAATACGATGTTGGTGAAAATGAAGAGTATTACGGTCGTTTGTCGTTTAAGTGGGCACCGAACGAGGATTTTAGCCTAGTTGTTACCGCCGATATGAATGACAATGAAGGTGGTCTACGCCCATACCAAACATTGATTGATGAAGTACCAACGGGCGCATATTATCAAGGTGAGCGCTGGGGTACACCATTCCCATTTGGTCCGCTTCGCAATAGTGATACAACTGACAATCCGTATGATAATGCAACCGGTTCTGAAGAAGTCACAACCGTGTCAAATGAAGCACGTGGTATTTCGGCAACGGCCGATTGGAACTGGAATGACAACTACGCTTCAAAAGTCGTTGTTTCTCACCGCTCATCGAAATACAAAGCGGGTCTAGATGACGACGGCACCATTTATGAACTCGATCAGTTCCCAGAAGTCGGTGATGCTGACCAAACGTCAATCGAATTCCAACTTAATGGATTTATTGGTGACAACATGGACTTCGTATCAGGTATTTATTACTTCAATGAAAAAGGTAGTAACTTACAAGATCCTGCAAATGGTGCATTATTCAACGGCGCTCCCACGTTATTAGACCTAAATCAAGAAACAACGTCGAAAGCGATTTTCTTTAACTTGGGTTATGACATGACTGATGATTTACGTATATCAGGTGGCTTACGTTACACTGATGATGAAAAATCAGCATCTGCAGATGTCGGTATTGGCCCTGTTTACGCAGAAGATTCTTGGAGCGAAGTCTCATTTGATCTTTCTGCTAACTACACAATGGAAAATGGCTTAAATGTCTACGGTAGCATTCAAAACGGTTACCAATCTGGTCAATTCCCTGCACGCCCATACTGTTTATTTGGCGACCCAAACTGTTTTGTTGCCAGTGACAACATCACAGCGATTAACTATGAAATTGGTTTAAAAGGTGAAGTTACCGACAACTTCAATATGAGCATTGCCGTATTTAATACTGAATATGAAGATTTACCATACCAAGTAAGTACGACTGCTGAAGGTGGCTTTAATACAACTAACCTAGTCGTTGAGCAAACATCTCGAGGTATTGAATTTGAAAGTACGTGGGACGTAACTGCTAACTTCGCGATCCACAGTAGCTTAGGTTATATTGACGTTGACGTGCAAGAGCAAGATGGTGTTAAGCCAGTAGCGCCATTAACGCCAGAGTACACAGCTTCTATTAGTCCGAGCTATATGATGGCTTTAGATAGCGGTAATGAATTAACGTTTCGTTTAGATTACTCGTACCGAGACGACATGTACGGAGAGCCAACGGCAGATCCGGGTCGTCACACATTGGTTGAGAGTCGCCAATTAGTGAATATCGATATTTCTTATAATAACATCGAAGGTGATTACACCTTATCACTCTATGGCCGCAATGTATTTGATGAGCGTTACGACAACGCGCGTTTAAATACTGGTGACTATGTATTACAAATCTTAAGTAACGATCCAAGTGAATTTGGTATTCGTTATTTGAAACACTTCTAA
- a CDS encoding low molecular weight protein-tyrosine-phosphatase has product MSNSAIQSVLFVCMGNICRSPTAEAVFRKKAHDKGLMITIDSAGTIGAHAREKPDHRAVKAGEARGYDFSGIKARKVASKDFESFDLILAMDNDNFENLQAIAPDQYRDKVKLFLSYGSEFDDTEVPDPYYGGAGGFRYVLDLVEDASNGLIKAIAK; this is encoded by the coding sequence ATGTCTAACTCAGCCATTCAATCTGTTTTATTTGTCTGTATGGGTAATATTTGTCGTTCACCAACTGCCGAGGCGGTTTTTCGTAAAAAAGCACACGATAAAGGGCTAATGATTACCATAGATTCAGCAGGCACTATCGGTGCTCATGCGCGTGAAAAGCCTGATCATCGAGCGGTAAAAGCGGGTGAAGCCCGAGGTTATGATTTTTCCGGGATAAAAGCGCGAAAAGTAGCGAGTAAGGATTTCGAAAGCTTTGATTTAATTCTTGCAATGGATAATGACAACTTTGAAAACTTACAGGCGATAGCGCCAGATCAATACCGTGATAAAGTTAAGTTGTTTTTAAGTTATGGTAGTGAGTTTGATGATACAGAAGTGCCAGATCCTTATTATGGCGGAGCAGGGGGCTTTCGTTACGTTTTAGATCTCGTAGAGGACGCGAGTAACGGTCTCATAAAAGCGATTGCTAAATAG
- the ansA gene encoding asparaginase codes for MQKKKIYVAYTGGTIGMKSSEQGYIPVVGHLTEAINATPDFFREEMPEFTINEYHPLIDSSNMSPEDWQFIAQDIKNHYHDYDGFVVLHGTDTMAYTASALSFMFENLAKPIIITGSQIPLSQLRSDGQVNLLNALYIAANYPIHEVGLFFNNKLYRGNRSIKAYADGFNAFDSPNMAPLLEAGINIKVVAGQTAEIKDEPIILHPITPQPIGVVHLYPGISTELIKNVIKQPVKALILRSYGVGNAPQNTELLNCLKEADKQGLIIVNCSQCIKGKVNMQGYATGNALSECGVISGQDMTLEAALTKLHFLLSQHLSTAQIKQQLSQNLRGELTS; via the coding sequence ATGCAAAAGAAAAAAATCTATGTCGCCTACACTGGCGGTACCATCGGTATGAAATCAAGTGAACAGGGTTATATTCCAGTTGTTGGTCACCTTACCGAGGCGATCAACGCGACACCTGATTTCTTTCGCGAAGAAATGCCTGAATTTACCATTAACGAGTATCACCCGTTAATTGATTCTTCAAATATGAGCCCAGAAGACTGGCAGTTTATCGCACAAGATATTAAAAACCATTACCACGATTACGATGGCTTTGTCGTGCTCCATGGTACAGATACTATGGCATACACAGCGTCGGCATTATCGTTCATGTTTGAAAACTTGGCTAAGCCTATTATTATTACTGGTTCGCAAATTCCATTGAGTCAACTTCGCTCTGATGGACAAGTTAACTTATTAAACGCTTTGTATATCGCAGCGAACTACCCGATTCACGAAGTTGGTTTGTTTTTTAACAATAAGCTTTACCGCGGTAATCGTTCGATAAAAGCCTATGCTGACGGTTTTAATGCCTTTGACTCCCCGAACATGGCGCCGCTGCTTGAAGCAGGTATTAATATAAAAGTTGTGGCTGGCCAAACTGCCGAGATCAAAGATGAACCGATTATACTGCATCCCATTACGCCCCAGCCGATAGGTGTTGTCCATTTATATCCAGGCATTAGTACCGAGCTTATCAAAAACGTAATAAAACAACCGGTTAAAGCATTGATTCTGAGAAGTTATGGCGTCGGCAATGCACCACAAAATACTGAGTTACTCAATTGCTTAAAAGAAGCGGATAAACAAGGGTTGATCATCGTTAACTGTAGCCAATGCATTAAAGGCAAGGTTAACATGCAAGGATATGCAACGGGTAACGCTTTGAGCGAATGTGGTGTGATCAGCGGCCAAGATATGACACTAGAAGCCGCACTAACAAAACTGCATTTTTTATTGAGTCAACACTTGTCAACAGCTCAAATAAAACAGCAATTAAGCCAAAACTTGCGCGGTGAGCTAACGAGTTAA
- the sppA gene encoding signal peptide peptidase SppA, producing the protein MAQFVKSLFLKLGYTLNLTRKIIINLIFFTLLFLIFKSLSTDDMVSVPKNGALVLDPRGQLVEQKVEVDPFDAIMGEAISGDKADPEVLLSNIIKVINNATHDPRIALLVLKLERLQSADITKMTEIAKAIEGFKASGKKVIAVGDGYSQGQYYLASFADEIWLNPNGWLILDGYARKQLYVKSALDKAGINQHIFRVGTYKSAVEPYMRDDMSEEAKEANRLWLNELWNAYKTTVAKQRGFDTDNFDETISDLVAKVELAQGNIAQYALNNRWVDKLMTREQMNKTLIEYVGDKTQASTFDHINFQDYLIATNQEQLPNYQQQDQIAMIVAKGAILNGNQPAGTIGGDSTAALLRKARLNDQVKAVVLRVDSPGGSAFASDVIRQEIELIKASGKPVVASMGTYAASGGYWISAAADKIVASPTTITGSIGIFGMFMTFEDTLSKFGVYTDGVGTTDYAGFGVTEALPEGIGQLIQLNINRGYQDFLTLVAENRNMTVEQADKVAQGRVWSGVQAKDLGLVDELGGIDESIALAAELAQLEQYELKLVEKELDPFSQMIQDLVGQTYAFMIEHEIIKPDTQPNYASILIKQFKSQLGYLTNFDDPNGIYSFCLTCEIN; encoded by the coding sequence ATGGCACAATTTGTAAAATCGTTATTTCTAAAGTTGGGTTACACCTTAAACCTAACGCGAAAGATTATTATTAACCTGATATTTTTCACCTTACTGTTTCTTATTTTTAAATCTTTAAGCACTGATGATATGGTCAGCGTGCCTAAAAATGGCGCATTGGTGCTTGATCCACGCGGACAACTGGTTGAACAAAAAGTGGAAGTTGATCCATTTGACGCAATAATGGGCGAAGCGATCAGCGGTGATAAAGCTGACCCAGAGGTATTACTGAGCAACATTATTAAGGTCATAAACAATGCAACCCACGATCCAAGAATCGCATTACTGGTATTAAAGCTTGAGCGCTTACAAAGCGCCGACATCACAAAAATGACGGAAATTGCCAAAGCGATTGAAGGTTTCAAAGCCAGCGGTAAAAAAGTGATTGCGGTTGGCGATGGCTATAGCCAAGGTCAATACTATTTGGCAAGTTTTGCTGATGAAATTTGGTTAAACCCAAATGGTTGGTTAATTCTCGATGGCTATGCTCGCAAGCAACTCTACGTGAAATCAGCGTTGGACAAAGCGGGGATCAATCAACACATCTTTAGGGTTGGTACCTACAAATCAGCGGTTGAGCCTTACATGCGCGACGATATGTCTGAAGAAGCAAAGGAAGCTAATCGTTTATGGCTAAATGAGTTATGGAACGCATACAAAACAACGGTAGCCAAGCAACGTGGCTTTGATACAGACAACTTTGATGAAACGATTAGCGATCTGGTTGCTAAAGTTGAGTTAGCACAAGGTAATATCGCGCAGTATGCATTAAACAATCGTTGGGTCGATAAATTAATGACTCGTGAGCAAATGAATAAAACGCTTATTGAATACGTTGGCGATAAAACTCAGGCATCAACCTTTGATCATATCAATTTCCAAGATTACCTAATTGCAACCAATCAAGAGCAGTTACCGAATTATCAGCAACAAGACCAAATCGCGATGATTGTTGCTAAAGGCGCGATTTTAAACGGCAATCAACCAGCCGGTACCATAGGTGGTGACAGTACGGCTGCATTATTGCGTAAAGCGCGGTTAAACGATCAGGTGAAAGCGGTTGTATTGCGCGTCGATAGTCCGGGTGGAAGCGCATTTGCCTCAGATGTCATTCGCCAAGAAATCGAGTTAATTAAAGCTTCTGGCAAACCTGTCGTTGCATCAATGGGTACTTACGCGGCATCTGGTGGCTACTGGATATCCGCAGCGGCAGATAAGATTGTTGCATCGCCAACCACCATCACCGGCTCTATTGGTATCTTCGGTATGTTTATGACATTTGAAGACACCTTGTCGAAATTTGGTGTATATACTGACGGCGTCGGTACCACAGATTACGCCGGTTTTGGTGTTACAGAAGCATTACCTGAAGGCATTGGTCAACTCATTCAATTGAATATTAATCGCGGTTACCAAGATTTCTTAACCTTAGTTGCAGAAAATCGCAACATGACCGTCGAACAGGCCGATAAAGTCGCTCAAGGCCGTGTTTGGTCAGGTGTCCAAGCAAAAGATTTAGGTTTAGTTGACGAGCTTGGTGGTATTGATGAGTCAATTGCCCTAGCGGCTGAATTAGCACAACTTGAACAATACGAGTTAAAGCTTGTAGAAAAAGAGCTCGACCCATTCTCTCAAATGATTCAAGATCTTGTTGGCCAAACTTATGCTTTTATGATTGAACATGAAATTATCAAACCTGACACGCAACCTAATTACGCGTCAATACTCATTAAACAATTCAAGAGCCAGTTAGGTTATTTAACTAATTTTGACGATCCTAACGGTATTTACTCATTTTGTTTGACATGTGAAATAAATTAA
- a CDS encoding DoxX family protein gives MITFYQNYVNKLPLFDGIPALLIRLYLAPVFIIAGYSKLQLGNPDVTGVARLAADPNIVAWFGNAEWGLGLPFPTLLANLAAWTEFLGGWLLLVGLFTRLVSLPLMFTMLVAATTVHLQNGWFAITPTNPDTSPAKVLSWLGVDGAPASIENSIAAGRRLEVMRDILAENGNTDWLYETGNIAVLNNGVEFSVTYFIMLLALLFIGAGRFTSVDHLLAKKFLVARDTNPANRSTSQ, from the coding sequence ATGATTACTTTCTATCAAAATTATGTGAACAAACTACCGTTGTTTGATGGTATTCCGGCATTATTGATTCGACTCTATTTAGCGCCGGTATTTATTATCGCTGGTTACAGTAAATTGCAGTTGGGTAATCCTGATGTTACAGGAGTCGCTAGATTAGCAGCCGATCCCAATATTGTGGCGTGGTTTGGTAACGCTGAGTGGGGCTTAGGTTTGCCTTTTCCTACATTGTTAGCCAACTTAGCAGCGTGGACTGAATTCTTAGGAGGTTGGCTATTACTTGTCGGTTTATTTACTCGCTTAGTGTCGTTGCCGTTAATGTTCACCATGTTGGTTGCAGCAACTACGGTTCACCTGCAAAACGGTTGGTTTGCTATCACACCAACAAATCCCGATACCAGCCCAGCTAAAGTCCTAAGTTGGCTAGGCGTTGATGGTGCACCAGCGAGTATAGAAAACTCGATAGCAGCAGGGCGCAGATTAGAGGTCATGCGAGATATTTTGGCGGAAAATGGCAACACCGATTGGCTTTATGAAACCGGTAATATCGCCGTACTTAATAACGGGGTCGAATTTTCTGTGACTTATTTTATTATGTTACTCGCACTGCTATTTATTGGCGCGGGGCGATTTACTAGCGTCGACCACCTTTTAGCTAAGAAGTTTCTTGTCGCCCGAGATACTAATCCTGCCAATAGAAGTACAAGCCAATAA
- a CDS encoding NAD(P)H nitroreductase, with the protein MESIELLLNRQSNPALAAPAPVGEAFTNILKAGMRVPDHAGLIPWHFTVVQGEALATLANIFVDAVKVQGVTDEVKLQKTAKMPFRAPMIIVISTVYQQHDKVPLKEQLISAGCAAHAMQMAAVAQGFGAMWRTGDLAFNDDVKTALNIDTHNDIAGFLYIGTPTKQLPLKPAKSFDDHVTYL; encoded by the coding sequence ATGGAAAGTATTGAGCTGTTACTTAATCGACAATCAAATCCAGCGTTAGCGGCACCAGCTCCAGTAGGTGAAGCATTTACTAATATTTTAAAGGCCGGCATGCGCGTGCCTGATCACGCAGGTTTGATCCCATGGCACTTTACGGTCGTTCAAGGCGAAGCATTGGCAACATTAGCTAATATTTTTGTTGATGCAGTGAAAGTTCAAGGTGTAACTGATGAAGTAAAGCTGCAAAAAACTGCCAAAATGCCATTTCGCGCGCCAATGATCATTGTTATTTCAACTGTCTATCAACAACATGATAAAGTGCCGTTAAAAGAGCAGTTGATCTCGGCAGGTTGCGCAGCGCATGCGATGCAGATGGCCGCGGTAGCCCAAGGGTTTGGTGCTATGTGGCGAACCGGCGATTTAGCGTTTAACGATGATGTAAAAACAGCGCTCAATATTGATACTCATAACGATATTGCAGGCTTTTTATATATAGGTACGCCAACTAAACAACTGCCGTTAAAGCCAGCCAAGTCATTTGATGACCATGTAACCTATTTGTAG